One Setaria viridis chromosome 7, Setaria_viridis_v4.0, whole genome shotgun sequence genomic region harbors:
- the LOC117865320 gene encoding uncharacterized protein — translation MSGISLAVAPRSDPEHGSERQPTTMMGGVMGSLRVIELQLVAFIMVFSASGLVPLIDLAFPVATTLYLLAISRLAFPPLHSKLDAAGGSPAASQEIFRGSNLFQVYVVVGTTVGLFLPLAHVLGGFARGDDGAVRSATPHLFLLSCQILTENVVGSLGAFSPPVRALVPLLYTVRRVFVILDWAYDVWANRALTRASTAQEAAWLWFGRYLAAANLLYFSANLFVFLIPKFLPRAFEKYFRMRDEVCAKTAEDKRARGHMEAPATTAPEQRGDVAKPVESKKAD, via the exons ATGTCGGGGATCTcgctggcggtggcgccgcgGTCGGACCCGGAGCACGGGTCGGAGCGGCAGCCGACGACGATGATGGGCGGCGTGATGGGTTCGCTCCGCGTCATCGAGCTCCAGCTCGTGGCCTTCATCATGGTGTTCTCGGCGTCGGGCCTCGTCCCGCTCATCGACCTCGCCTTCCCCGTCGCCACCACGCTCTACCTCCTCGCCATCTCCCGCCTCGCCTTCCCGCCGCTCCACTCCAagctcgacgccgccggcggctcgcccgccgcctcccaaGAAATCTTCCGCGGCAGCAA CTTGTTCCAGGTGTACGTGGTGGTGGGCACGACGGTGGGCCTGTTCCTGCCGCTGGCGCACGTGCTGGGCGGGTTcgcgcgcggcgacgacggcgcggtGCGGTCGGCGACGCCGCACCTGTTCCTGCTCTCGTGCCAGATCCTGACGGAGAACGTGGTGGGGTCGCTGGGCGCCTTCTCGCCGCCGGTGCGGGCGCTGGTGCCGCTGCTCTACACGGTGCGCCGGGTCTTCGTCATCCTCGACTGGGCCTACGACGTGTGGGCCAACAGGGCGCTCACCAGGGCGTCCACCGCGCAGGAGGCCGCCTGGCTCTGGTTCGGCCgctacctcgccgccgccaacctGCTCTACTTCTCCGCCAAcctcttcgtcttcctcatccCCAAGTTTTTGCCCCGCGCGTTCGAGAAGTACTTCCGGATGCGCGACGAGGTGTGTGCTAAGACGGCCGAGGACAAGCGCGCCCGCGGCCACATGGAGGCGCCGGCCACGACGGCGCCGGAGCAGCGCGGCGATGTCGCCAAGCCGGTGGAATCCAAGAAGGCGGACTGA